The sequence GTCGGCTACAAGGCGGGCGATCTTCCCGAGGCCGAGCGGGCGGCCCGCGAGACGCTGGCATTGCCAATTTATCCCTGAATTAAAGCCGGAACAGCAGGAATATGTTGTTGCCGCGATCGCGGAATTCTTCGCCGGCCGCTCGGCGTCTGCTTAAGAGTTAAATGTCCCGGATCGACACGACAGACACAAAGGTAAAGATAGCGATCGGCGTCCTGCTTGCGGCGACGCTCGCTTTCGCGTGGTTCGGGGTGAGGTGGCAGATCGGGAATATGTTTGCCGAGCTTACATCTCCGGCCCAACCGAATTCAGATGCTATTGCACGCTACGCGGTCTCGCTCGCACCCGGCGATCCGCTCGCCGCGTGGCTTGCGGCAAGCAAAGAGCGGGAGAATTTTTCGGCCGAGAGCATCGAGAACTCGGTCCGGCTGTTTGAAGATACCGTCCGGCTCTCGCCATATGATTTTCGGTGGTGGATAGAGCTCGGCCGTGCCTACGAACAGGCCGAACGGTTTGAAGAAGCCGAAAATGCGATCAAGCGTTCGATAGAATTGGCTCCGGAATACACATTCCCGCGTTGGCAATACGGAAATTTCCTTCTCCGCCGCGGCCGCAGAGACGAGGCATTCGCCGAACTCAACAAGGCAGCACAAAAAAGCAGCGTTTACCGCGAACAGGTCTTCTCGCTGGCTTGGGATTACTTCGGAAAAGATGCCGCCGAGGTCGAAAAGATCGCCGGAGACGCCCCGGATGTAAGGGCCAGCCTCGCGCTCTTTTTCGCCGCCCGCGGAGCCTCGGCCGACGCCCTCAGAAATTGGAACCTGCTCACCCCGGAACAAAAAGCAGCAAGCGACACTCTGCCCCGCACCATAGCGATGGGACTTTTCAGCCGGCGGGCGTTTCGTGAGGCGGCGGAATTTGCCCGGGACTCCGGGATCGACCCCGAAGCACGCGCCGAGCAGATGACGAACGCCGGATTTGAGAATTTCATCGGTGCGGCGGAGGATACGCTCTTCGGCTGGCGTGTCCAACGCGGAGAACCTCGGGTGGACATGACGCCGGATTCCGCCGTCAAGCGAGAAGGAACCCGGAGCTTCCGCCTGACCTTTAAAGGCTTCGATAAGCCTGAATTTTACAACATCGTTCAGGTCGTGCCGGTCGTTCCCGGCGTTTCTTATCGCCTGACCTATTGGGTGCGAACGGAAAACTTCCGCTCGGGCGGCCCGCCTTTTATCCAGGTCGCCAATGCGAGCGATGACACGTTAATAATCAATGGCGAGACCTTTCCCGAAGGAACTGCCGACTGGCAGCAGCGGACACTGGACTTTACCGCTCCCGAGAACTGCGAAGGTGTTTATGTGAGAACGGCGAGGATAACCTGCGGGCCGGAATGTCCGATCGTCGGCACAGCCTGGCTTGATGACTTTGCGATAGTGAAAAGATAGCCGCCGGAAAGACTTTAATGAGGTCCACACTTGCACAAAAAACGGCATTCGCCCTCCTGCTCGGACTCGCGGGCTTTGTCACGCTGGCATATGGCGGTGTTCATCAGCCGATAATCTCAGTTTACTATGTGGCGATCGCCCTGGCAGTTATGCTCGTCGGCGTGGACGCTTTCCGCTCGGGATCGATCGCCGTGGATAAGAGCTACGTCTCGGTCGCCATTCTGGCGGCTGCGGTTTACGGGCTTGTTCAAGTTATCCCTTTCGGAGAAGCTGCGGCCACGGCCGGGCTCACAGGAATCCCGGCGACGATCTCGCTCGATCCTTTTGCAACGAAACAATCCGCCATTGGCTTCTTCGCACTCTTTCTTTTGCTCACGGCCTTTGTCGCGGTCCTCAATAAGAATAAACGGATACACAAGGTCGTCGCTGTGTTAACGATCTTCGGTTTTGCGTACGCATTTTTTGCGATACTGCAATCTTTTTTGAGTCCCGGAAAGATCTACGGAATTTATGAGGTCAACGCTCAGACCTCTTTCGGCTCGTTCGTAAATCGCCACAACTTTGCGGCATTTATGGAGATGGCGATCGCACTTCCGCTCGGGCTTCTTTTTGCCGGGGCGGTCGAGCGGGACAAAAAGCTGCTTTACATTACGGCCGTGACGCTGATGGGCGTTGCGTTGCTGCTCAGCGGTTCCCGCGGCGGCTTGGTCGCCTTTCTGGCACAGCTTGTTTTTCTTGCTTTGGTTACGCTCGGAAAAGGCGGCGGCAAAAAACTCGCTCTTCGTATTGCACTGGTGCTTCTGCTATTTGGGGCGATCGTTGGCGGGTCGATATTTGTCGGCGGTGAAAGCTCGCTGACGCGGATAGCCGACACGGCCACGTCGGACAACATCACAAGCGACCGCACGCATATCTGGGGCGTTACCTTAAAGATGATCGCGGCGAATATGCCGTTCGGAGCGGGACTCGGAGCCTACGGAGTTGCATATACGCCGCACGATTCGCTTACCGGGCTCGAACGTGTCGAACAGGCGCACAATGATTATCTTCAGGTTCTCTCGGACGCCGGCCTGCCTGGTTTGATCATCGGCGGGGCGTTTCTTTTCTTTATCTACAGATTGGCGAAAGCGGGTATGGCGACGGGGAATCAGTGGCGGCGGGCAGTTGCAATCGGCGCCGTCTCAGGCATCTTTGCCATACTTGTCCACAGCATTTTCGACTTCGTACTTCACATCACCGCGATCTCGGTTACATTCGTAATGCTGATCGCGGTTCTGATCGCTGCGAGAGAGAGTTATGATGACGACTTTCCGGACGATCCCGATATTAAACACCGGCCGCGTTCACGCAGTTCGAAGGGAAAGATCGCGAGATTTAGGAAGTAGTTAAGCTTCGGCGGTTTGTTCGCGGCTGCGGCGTCTTAAAAGAGAGAAGACATACCAGACAACGCCGTGGCCGACGTAGATCGCTGAAACGATCAGCAGTACATATTCCGAATAAAGCCAGATAAGCATTCCGACCGCGGCAATGAGAAGCACGAGGTAAAGATTTCGCCTGCCAGTCCCGGCCGACTTAAAACTTGTGTATCGCAGAGTGCTGACCATCAAAACTCCAAGCACGGCAAGAAGCACCATCATCAGCATTGCGTAGAAGCGGGCATGTCCTTCGCCGTAGGTGTTGAGCGGCATCGGGGCAAAGTGGACTATCGAGGCCATCAGCCCGGCGGCAGGCGGGATCGGCAGCCCGACGAAATTCTTTTTAT comes from Acidobacteriota bacterium and encodes:
- a CDS encoding tetratricopeptide repeat protein, producing the protein MSRIDTTDTKVKIAIGVLLAATLAFAWFGVRWQIGNMFAELTSPAQPNSDAIARYAVSLAPGDPLAAWLAASKERENFSAESIENSVRLFEDTVRLSPYDFRWWIELGRAYEQAERFEEAENAIKRSIELAPEYTFPRWQYGNFLLRRGRRDEAFAELNKAAQKSSVYREQVFSLAWDYFGKDAAEVEKIAGDAPDVRASLALFFAARGASADALRNWNLLTPEQKAASDTLPRTIAMGLFSRRAFREAAEFARDSGIDPEARAEQMTNAGFENFIGAAEDTLFGWRVQRGEPRVDMTPDSAVKREGTRSFRLTFKGFDKPEFYNIVQVVPVVPGVSYRLTYWVRTENFRSGGPPFIQVANASDDTLIINGETFPEGTADWQQRTLDFTAPENCEGVYVRTARITCGPECPIVGTAWLDDFAIVKR
- a CDS encoding O-antigen ligase family protein, with product MRSTLAQKTAFALLLGLAGFVTLAYGGVHQPIISVYYVAIALAVMLVGVDAFRSGSIAVDKSYVSVAILAAAVYGLVQVIPFGEAAATAGLTGIPATISLDPFATKQSAIGFFALFLLLTAFVAVLNKNKRIHKVVAVLTIFGFAYAFFAILQSFLSPGKIYGIYEVNAQTSFGSFVNRHNFAAFMEMAIALPLGLLFAGAVERDKKLLYITAVTLMGVALLLSGSRGGLVAFLAQLVFLALVTLGKGGGKKLALRIALVLLLFGAIVGGSIFVGGESSLTRIADTATSDNITSDRTHIWGVTLKMIAANMPFGAGLGAYGVAYTPHDSLTGLERVEQAHNDYLQVLSDAGLPGLIIGGAFLFFIYRLAKAGMATGNQWRRAVAIGAVSGIFAILVHSIFDFVLHITAISVTFVMLIAVLIAARESYDDDFPDDPDIKHRPRSRSSKGKIARFRK